Proteins encoded within one genomic window of Bacillus sp. 1NLA3E:
- a CDS encoding bifunctional homocysteine S-methyltransferase/methylenetetrahydrofolate reductase gives MSFLTKLENQILIGDGAMGTLLYSYGKDICLEELNLSRPEQITSIHQAYIDAGADIIQTNTYAANYLKLARYGLEELVKEINTAAIRVAKQATGGKSYILGTIGGNRGIKPHSVHIEEIKRSFREQLFCLLVEGVDGILLETYYDREEIETVLNIARRETELPIIAQLSMQEVGFMQDHTPISEALGRLEDLGADVIGLNCRLGPHHMLKALEEVPLPKHSYLSAYPNASLPTYTDGVFHYEGDAEYFRKSAMLFRDQGVRLLGGCCGTTPEHIRAFSEELRNVAPITQKTNKPKQQPIAIKPVTSKRDAPPLQDIVKERPSILVELDSPRKLDTTRFFAGAKALKEVGIDAITLADNSLASPRISNSAIGHLVKTQIGLRPLIHITCRDRNIIGLQSHLMGLHTLGLNDVLAITGDPARVGDFPGASSVYDVSSFELISMIKQLNEGLSSSGKDLGQKTSFSVASAFNPNVRSLEKAVLRMEKKIAHGADYFITQPVFSEEKLLEVYEATRHIKVPIYIGLMPLTSYKNTEFLHHEVPGIKISDSIREQMAKYKDDPNQATREGLAITKALVDTAIELFNGIYFITPFLRYELTVELADYTNKRIAQLTRGKSNVQSIIQ, from the coding sequence ATGAGTTTCCTTACCAAGCTAGAAAATCAGATCCTTATTGGTGACGGTGCGATGGGAACCCTGTTATATTCGTATGGGAAAGATATTTGTTTAGAAGAGTTGAATCTTTCTCGCCCGGAGCAGATTACTTCAATCCATCAGGCCTATATTGATGCAGGCGCCGATATAATCCAAACGAATACTTATGCCGCAAATTATTTAAAACTCGCTCGATACGGACTTGAAGAATTAGTAAAAGAAATCAACACCGCAGCCATTCGAGTTGCTAAGCAAGCAACTGGCGGTAAATCTTATATCCTTGGTACAATAGGCGGTAATCGTGGAATTAAGCCTCACAGCGTTCATATCGAGGAAATAAAAAGAAGCTTTCGTGAGCAACTGTTTTGTTTGCTAGTAGAAGGTGTTGATGGCATTTTACTAGAGACATATTATGATAGAGAAGAAATAGAAACTGTATTAAATATAGCAAGACGTGAGACCGAGCTTCCAATCATTGCTCAGCTTTCAATGCAAGAGGTAGGTTTCATGCAGGATCATACACCTATTTCAGAAGCATTAGGCCGACTCGAAGACCTTGGTGCAGATGTCATAGGTCTAAATTGTCGTCTTGGACCTCATCATATGCTTAAGGCCTTAGAAGAGGTACCACTCCCTAAACATTCCTATTTATCTGCTTATCCAAATGCAAGTTTGCCGACCTATACCGATGGAGTATTTCATTATGAGGGTGATGCCGAATACTTCAGGAAATCGGCGATGTTGTTTAGGGATCAAGGAGTCAGGTTGTTAGGAGGTTGTTGTGGAACAACACCAGAACATATCCGGGCTTTTTCTGAAGAGCTACGGAACGTTGCTCCAATTACCCAAAAAACGAATAAACCGAAACAACAGCCTATCGCCATCAAACCAGTAACATCCAAAAGAGATGCTCCACCTTTGCAGGACATTGTAAAAGAGCGACCTTCCATTCTTGTCGAGTTAGACTCGCCAAGAAAACTAGACACAACCCGTTTTTTTGCTGGAGCAAAGGCATTAAAGGAAGTTGGAATTGACGCCATTACCCTAGCAGACAACTCTCTGGCTTCGCCAAGGATTTCCAACTCAGCCATTGGACATTTAGTAAAAACACAAATAGGACTAAGGCCATTAATCCATATTACATGTCGTGACCGAAATATTATCGGACTGCAATCCCATTTAATGGGTCTTCACACCCTTGGGTTAAATGATGTATTGGCTATTACTGGAGATCCCGCCAGAGTTGGTGATTTTCCTGGCGCGTCATCAGTATATGATGTTTCATCATTTGAATTAATTTCAATGATTAAACAATTAAACGAAGGTTTATCAAGTTCTGGGAAAGATCTCGGCCAAAAAACATCCTTTTCTGTTGCCTCAGCATTTAATCCTAATGTAAGGTCATTAGAAAAGGCCGTTTTACGAATGGAAAAGAAAATTGCTCACGGTGCTGACTATTTTATTACCCAGCCGGTTTTTTCAGAAGAAAAACTCTTGGAGGTTTATGAAGCTACTAGGCATATCAAAGTACCAATCTATATCGGCTTAATGCCGTTAACAAGCTATAAAAATACAGAATTTTTACATCATGAAGTACCTGGTATTAAGATATCCGACTCCATCCGCGAACAGATGGCAAAGTATAAGGATGATCCAAACCAAGCAACTCGGGAGGGTTTAGCGATCACTAAGGCTTTAGTAGATACAGCAATAGAGCTTTTTAATGGGATATATTTTATTACTCCATTTCTACGCTATGAACTTACTGTGGAGTTAGCAGATTACACCAACAAGAGAATTGCACAATTAACAAGGGGGAAATCAAATGTCCAGAGCATCATTCAATAA
- the metC gene encoding cystathionine beta-lyase — protein sequence MEENTYSFETRLLHNSHKIDPTTGAVSVPIQHASTFHQFDVDQFGKYDYSRSLNPTREALEEVIAELEGGTRGFAFSSGMAAISTAFLLLSQDDHVVITEDVYGGTFRMVTEVLTRFGIEHTFVDMTNLEKVKQAIQPNTKLFYVETPSNPLLKVTDIKAISELAKQNGALTFVDNTFLTPALQRPLDLGADIVLHSATKFLSGHSDVVAGLAVVKDEELAKRLGYLQNAFGAILGVQDAWLVLRGLKTLHVRLEHSVKSAAKIAAFLQTHPLVEKVYYPGLIDHPQYDIQQKQALSAGAVFSFELKNEEILRSFISKVKIPVFAVSLGAVESILSYPAKMSHASMPESERLQRGISNTLLRLSVGLENPDDLIADFKSALYDYAHNLVEVKK from the coding sequence ATGGAAGAGAACACTTATTCATTTGAAACACGATTACTTCACAATAGCCATAAAATTGATCCAACAACAGGTGCGGTGAGTGTCCCAATCCAACACGCCTCTACGTTTCATCAGTTTGATGTTGATCAGTTTGGAAAATATGATTACAGCCGCAGTCTAAATCCAACAAGGGAAGCGTTAGAGGAAGTGATTGCAGAATTAGAAGGAGGTACTCGGGGATTCGCCTTTTCATCTGGCATGGCAGCTATTTCGACTGCCTTCCTCCTTTTATCACAAGATGATCATGTCGTTATCACAGAAGATGTTTATGGTGGAACATTCCGTATGGTAACCGAAGTCTTAACCCGTTTTGGTATTGAGCATACCTTCGTGGATATGACGAACCTTGAGAAAGTAAAACAGGCGATCCAACCAAATACAAAACTTTTTTATGTGGAGACGCCTTCCAATCCATTGTTAAAAGTGACTGATATCAAAGCCATTAGTGAGTTAGCAAAACAAAATGGAGCCCTAACTTTTGTTGACAACACATTTCTTACTCCTGCATTACAACGTCCGCTAGATCTTGGGGCCGATATCGTCCTACATAGCGCCACTAAATTCCTTTCAGGGCACAGTGATGTTGTTGCTGGGTTAGCTGTTGTTAAAGATGAGGAACTTGCTAAAAGGCTTGGTTACTTACAGAATGCCTTTGGGGCAATATTAGGAGTTCAAGATGCATGGCTTGTCCTTAGAGGATTAAAGACCCTTCATGTCCGCTTAGAACACTCTGTTAAATCTGCCGCAAAAATTGCTGCATTTTTACAAACACATCCTTTAGTTGAGAAGGTGTACTATCCCGGGCTAATCGACCACCCACAATATGATATTCAACAAAAGCAAGCACTTAGTGCTGGAGCTGTGTTCTCATTCGAGTTAAAAAATGAAGAAATATTACGTTCCTTTATCTCAAAAGTAAAGATACCAGTTTTCGCTGTAAGTTTAGGGGCTGTCGAATCGATTCTATCCTACCCTGCAAAAATGTCTCATGCTTCTATGCCTGAAAGTGAGAGATTACAAAGAGGCATTAGTAATACCTTGCTACGACTATCAGTTGGACTGGAAAATCCAGATGACTTAATAGCTGATTTCAAATCTGCCTTATATGATTATGCTCATAATCTTGTTGAGGTGAAGAAATGA